Proteins encoded by one window of Cannabis sativa cultivar Pink pepper isolate KNU-18-1 chromosome 4, ASM2916894v1, whole genome shotgun sequence:
- the LOC133036522 gene encoding uncharacterized protein LOC133036522, which produces MNNPHPDPLLVTILAKELYSVKMHLGSCINLHMLMMNLKFQKANLLGIDLSREQWVQLILNSLPPEYNEFVISYMINNSNSSDMDKLEAELRAHERNLIAMGPPGFAINIRRKRTRYEGSSKTASSSTIIRHNLLCSNCNGKGHHEERCPRLLNNSNEVA; this is translated from the exons atgaataaccctcaccccgatcctctactagttactatcttagcaaaagaactctatagtgtgaaaatgcatcttggtagttgcattaacttgcacatgttgatgatgaatctgaagttccaaaaggcaaatctactaggaattgatttatcaagagaacaatgggtccaacttatccttaatagtcttcctccggagtataatgaatttgttatctcttacatgatcaacaattctaactcctccgacatggacaagctcgaagcagaattacgagcccatgaacggaacttgattgcaatgggtccccctgggtttgcaatcaatattcgaaggaaaaggactaggtatgaaggatctagcaaaactgcttcttcaagtacaattatcagacataatcttctatgttcgaattgtaatggaaagggtcatcatgaagaacgatgtcccaggcttctaaacaattcaaacgaag ttgcttga